The Flavobacterium sp. CBA20B-1 genome includes the window GCCATAAAAAAAAGCCTCTTTTTTAATAGAGGCTTAAATTTATTTTATTTTTTTGATAATTGCATCAATTTTTTCTCTTTCTTCTGTTGCCAAAGCAGCATCAACCAAAATACGACCACTGTGCTCGTCGGTCATGATTTTTTTGCGAGCGGCGATTTCAACCTGAACTTGCGGCGGAATGGTGAAAAATGAACCTGCCGATGCGCCACGCTCTATCGAAACAACTGCCAAACGGTTTTTTACACTGTTTCTAATTCTTTTGTAAGCATTCAACAAACGGTCTTCGATTGCTGCTGCAAATTCTTCCGATTTTTCTAACAACGCTTTTTCTTCGCGCTCAGTTTCGGTTAAAATACCATTCAACTCGTTTTCTTTGTGCTTTAAATGTTCTTTCTTAAGTGCTAACTTATCAGAAGTTTGTTCAATGATGTTCTTTTTATGTTCGATATTGGCTTTAAACTCTTTGATGTGTTTTTCAGCCAATTCAATTTCCAATGTTTGGTATTCAATTTCTTTTGTTAAAGAGTTGAATTCACGATTGTTGCGAACATCTTTTTGTTGATCGGTATATTTTTTAATTGCAGCTTTGTGTGATTCAATTTCGTTTTTCTTAGCTTTAACTTGTTCTTCGATTGATTCCACTTCGTTGGTAAGCTTTTCCAAACGGGTTGTAAGCCCGGCAACTTCATCTTTTAGATCTTCTACTTCAAGAGGTAATTCGCCTCTCATGTTTTGAATTTCATCTATTCTAGAATCAATTAATTGTAAGTCGTACAACGCTCTTAATTTTTCTTCAACAGTTTCTGCTTTCTTTGCCATACTTATATGTAGTTAACCGGATTTGTTTTAATGTTGGATAAAATAATTGCAAAAGTAGTAATTTTTTTGGAAAGATAATCAAAAATATAATTTTTTACATAACGTTCACTTTCAAAATGTCCCACATCGGCTAATAAAATGCTGTTTTCTCCCTGAAAAAAATCGTGGTATTTTAAATCGGCGGTTATTAAAATATCTGCTTTTTGAGCTTTTGCAGCAGTAATTGCAAAGCTACCTGATCCACCCAAAACGGCTACTTTTTTTATTTTTTTATTTAAAAAGTTGGAATGACGAATGCCGCCCGTTTGTACTTTTTCTTTTACAAAATGCAAAAAATCAATTTCGGAAATCTCATGTTCTAATTCGCCAATCATTCCCAAGCCAATGTTTTGATGCTGGTTTTCTAATTTTGTAACCTCATAGGCGACTTCTTCGTACGGATGATTATCAAATAATGCTTTTAAAATCTTGTTTTGCAGGTGTTTCTCAAAAGTAACTTCCAATTTTGTTTCTTCTACTTCGGTATAAACATTTTGCGAACCAATTACGGGGTTGCTCTCGTTATTTCCTGTAAAAGATCCAATTCCTGTCGAAGTGAAACTACAATCGTAATAATTTCCAATGGCACCTGCACCCGCTTTGAACAACGCTTTTTGAACTTGGCGTGCATTTTCTCTTGGGACAAAAGTGGTGAGTTTATAGATAAAATCTTGTTTAGGAATCAAGATCTTTGTGTTAATCAACCCTAGAGCATCGCACAAAATTTTATTTACACCCATTTTGTGATTGTCCAAACTTGTATGAACAGCATAAATAGCAATATTGTTTTTAATGGCTTTTATAACGGCGCGTTCCACATAATTTTTGCCGGTGATTTTCTTCAATCCAGAAAAAAGGATTGGATGAAAACACACAATTAGGTTGCAATTTTTTTCAACAGCTTCGGTAACAACACTTTCCAAAGCGTCGTGACAAACCAAAATGCCTGTAATTGTGGCGCTAACATCGCCCACAAGCAAGCCTACATTGTCAAAATCTTCGGCATAAGCGGTAGGCGCCATTTCTTCTAAAATCGGAATAAGTTGTTGTATTTTCATTAAATTAATTCATTTCTAAAAAAACATCTTCAATTCTTTTTAGGTGGTCTTCTTTTTTAAATCTTCGATGGTTTTTAATTTCCTTTTGATAGAATTTTTCAATAAACATTTTAATCAAATACATAACGTCTGTTCTACTGTCTGTATTTGTTAAAAGCTCTTTAAATAAAAGGTTCGAAAGTTTTAGTTTCTGATTTTGATATTGTTTCAGCATCAAATCAGATGCAGAATCTTGATGTAATTCTATCATTTTATCAACCTTGTTAATTTCTTCAATAAGGTCAAGAATGTTGTATAATTTATTATCTTTCATCAGCCTGTTATTTGATGTTTAAAACTTGGTTTCCAAAAAACCTTTTGCCAATTTGTTACCTCGGATTCTTCTTGTTTTTGAAAAACGATCCGTCCAATAAGCTAAATCCGCTATATATCTGTATCTGTTTTTATGAGTTTCAGGGTATATTTCAATAATATAAGCATCTACACCATATATTCTTTCTGAATTTGGAAATATGAAATCATTTAATTCTTTATTTAAACGCTGAACAATTTCAAAATCTAAAAAGGTTACTAAATCAATATCTCCGGGGTTAGATTTTTTTGTAACAAACGAACCATTTATCCATTGGTGCAATTGCGGTAGTTTACAAACGCTTTTAAAATCATTGTTGTATTTCACAAAAGACTCAAAAATTTCTTGTCGTTTTGGTGTTGGAATGTTATGAACAAACTCTTTTTCAAATTCTTGAAAAGTACAAGTGATCTTTTTATCAGGCACCAATAATCCGGAATTGTTAAATAAAAACATTTTGTGATATTAAACAGATACAAACAAATGTACGAAAAATATCTAAGATAGTTCGGGTTTGCTGTCACGGATAGTTTGAAGATTTTTTGATATTAAATCAATAGATAAATAAGTTTCGTTTTTAATTATTTCTCAAAACATAAAAATAATCGTTAATTTCGTTTTGTTAAAATAAAAGAAATGTTTAAAGCTTCATTAGGTAAATCTGTAAAAATAATAACGTTCATTTTTGTAGGTCTTTTTTTACTAATTGGTATTGTTTTA containing:
- a CDS encoding DUF6932 family protein encodes the protein MFLFNNSGLLVPDKKITCTFQEFEKEFVHNIPTPKRQEIFESFVKYNNDFKSVCKLPQLHQWINGSFVTKKSNPGDIDLVTFLDFEIVQRLNKELNDFIFPNSERIYGVDAYIIEIYPETHKNRYRYIADLAYWTDRFSKTRRIRGNKLAKGFLETKF
- a CDS encoding zinc ribbon domain-containing protein, translating into MAKKAETVEEKLRALYDLQLIDSRIDEIQNMRGELPLEVEDLKDEVAGLTTRLEKLTNEVESIEEQVKAKKNEIESHKAAIKKYTDQQKDVRNNREFNSLTKEIEYQTLEIELAEKHIKEFKANIEHKKNIIEQTSDKLALKKEHLKHKENELNGILTETEREEKALLEKSEEFAAAIEDRLLNAYKRIRNSVKNRLAVVSIERGASAGSFFTIPPQVQVEIAARKKIMTDEHSGRILVDAALATEEREKIDAIIKKIK
- a CDS encoding Nif3-like dinuclear metal center hexameric protein, with amino-acid sequence MKIQQLIPILEEMAPTAYAEDFDNVGLLVGDVSATITGILVCHDALESVVTEAVEKNCNLIVCFHPILFSGLKKITGKNYVERAVIKAIKNNIAIYAVHTSLDNHKMGVNKILCDALGLINTKILIPKQDFIYKLTTFVPRENARQVQKALFKAGAGAIGNYYDCSFTSTGIGSFTGNNESNPVIGSQNVYTEVEETKLEVTFEKHLQNKILKALFDNHPYEEVAYEVTKLENQHQNIGLGMIGELEHEISEIDFLHFVKEKVQTGGIRHSNFLNKKIKKVAVLGGSGSFAITAAKAQKADILITADLKYHDFFQGENSILLADVGHFESERYVKNYIFDYLSKKITTFAIILSNIKTNPVNYI